A genomic stretch from Arachis stenosperma cultivar V10309 chromosome 3, arast.V10309.gnm1.PFL2, whole genome shotgun sequence includes:
- the LOC130966892 gene encoding uncharacterized protein LOC130966892 — MSSEGSKVHSGELSEISFGLEDRWYHELLEDLLMVIMARIGTGLVKRILMDIGADSNIMFRNVFDDLGLKENDLKDHRHGAVVMRLGDNYIKHLSPSRSAWFWESRKSTMAEFVVLRDSTAYNIILVRRTINELSAIICTKLLTMKFLPDNEFVGLILGDVEIAIACDYANLTLRKKSKEAVVVFLADLDAMIDEKPRNPLMEAIRANGDLFAWTLADILGIGPDFMSHRLAMKPKSQSVAQRRRKMSSERADEVFRQTTSLLKANFIRKLDYSTWLSNVVPVKKTNEKWRMCVDYSNLNKTCPKDSFPLPNIDTLVDTVTRYIFLNFMDAYLGYNQIPIHRPDEDKTTFITPAGTYCYKVMLFGLKNEGATYQRLMNKVFKDHISKLVEVIRGGHTGKDSRTE; from the exons ATGTCTTCGGAAGGCTCCAAGGTCCATTCAGGGGAACTCTCTGAAATATCATTTGGCTTGGAAGACCGTTGGTACCATGAACTTCTCGAGGACCTGCTAATGGTAATCATGGCGAGGATCGGGACCGGCCTGGTCAAACGGATCCTAATGGACATAGGGGCTgattcaaacatcatgttccgaAACGTGTTTGATGACTTGGGACTCAAGGAGAATGACCTCAAGGACCACCGTCATGGGGCCGtagtgatgc GATTGGGAGACAACTACATCAAGCATCTGTCACCCTCCCGATCTGCGTGGTTCTGGGAGAGCCGCAAGTCGACAATGGCAGAGTTTGTGGTCTTGAGGGATTCTACGGCGTATAACATCATCCTTGTTAGAAGGACCATCAACGAACTATCAGCCATCATTTGCACAAAGCTCCTTACAATGAAATTTTTGCCGGACAACGAATTTGTGGGCTTAATCCTGGGAGACGTGGAAATAGCGATTGCTTGTGACTACGCCAACTTAACACTTagaaagaaatcaaaagaagcaGTCGTGGTGTTCTTGGCGGACCTAGATGCCATGATTGATGAGAAACCAAG AAACCCCCTAATGGAAGCCATTAGAGCAAATGGAGACCTTTTCGCCTGGACTCTAGCTGATATACTAGGGATAGGCCCTGACTTCATGTCGCACCGCTTGGCCATGAAGCCGAAATCCCAATCGGTCGCACAGCGAAGAAGGAAAATGTCGTCAGAAAGAGCCGACGAGGTATTCAGGCAGACAACTAGCTTGTTGAAAGCCAACTTCATCAGGAAACTTGACTATTCCACATGGCTCTCAAATGTGGTGCCTGTGAAGAAGACGAATGagaaatggagaatgtgtgtcgatTACTCAAATCTCAACAAGACGTGTCCTAAGGACTCGTTCCCTCTCCCCAACATTGATACCCTGGTAGATACGGTGACAAGATACATATTTTTGAACTTTATGGATGCATATTTAGGATATAATCAGATCCCAATTCACCGACCCGACGAAGATAAAACAACATTCATAACGCCAGCAGGGACCTACTGTTATAAGGTCATGCTGTTTGGGTTGAAGAACGAGGGGGCAACataccaaagattaatgaacaaagttttCAAAGATCACATCAGCAAGTTGGTAGAGGTTATACGTGGAGGACATACTGGTAAAGACAGCCGAACTGAATAG